From a region of the Enterobacter sp. JBIWA008 genome:
- a CDS encoding Lrp/AsnC family transcriptional regulator — protein MLDKIDRKLLSLLQNDCTLSLQALADAVNLTTTPCWKRLKKLEDDGILLGRVALLDPEKLGLGLTAFVLIKTQHHSSEWYCRFVTQVSEMPEVLGFWRMAGEYDYLMRVQVADMKRYDDFYKRLVNSVPGLSDVTSSFAMEQIKYTTALPIE, from the coding sequence ATGCTAGATAAAATTGACCGCAAGCTCCTTTCATTGCTGCAAAATGACTGTACCCTCTCTTTGCAGGCGCTGGCAGATGCCGTTAATCTGACCACCACCCCGTGCTGGAAGCGCCTTAAGAAGCTGGAAGATGACGGCATTCTTCTGGGGCGCGTCGCGTTGTTAGATCCCGAAAAGCTGGGGCTTGGGCTGACGGCGTTTGTGCTGATAAAAACCCAGCATCACAGCAGCGAGTGGTATTGCCGCTTCGTCACCCAGGTGTCGGAGATGCCCGAGGTGCTCGGTTTCTGGCGTATGGCCGGAGAGTACGATTACCTGATGCGCGTCCAGGTGGCCGACATGAAGCGCTATGATGATTTCTACAAGCGGCTGGTGAATAGCGTACCGGGCTTGTCGGACGTCACCTCAAGCTTCGCCATGGAACAGATTAAATACACCACAGCATTACCTATTGAATAA
- a CDS encoding SmdA family multidrug ABC transporter permease/ATP-binding protein produces the protein MRLFAQLSWYFRREWQRYLGAVFLLIIIAILQLIPPKVVGYVVDGVTEQHYTTARVLMWVGTLVLTAVIVYLLRYVWRVLLFGASYQLAVELREDFYRQLSRQHPEFYLRHRTGDLIARATNDVDRVVFAAGEGVLTLVDSLVMGCAVLIVMSTQISWQLTLLALLPMPIMALAINRYGEQLHERFKLAQAAFSSLNDRTQESMTSIRMIKAFGLEDRQSALFAADAADTGAKNMRVARIDARFDPTIYIAIGMANMLAIGGGSWMVVQGTLTLGQLTSFAMYLGLMIWPMLALAWMFNIVERGSAAYSRIRAMLAEAPVVIDGSEAVPEGRGVMTVDVRQFIYPHTEHPVLENVSFTLQPGQMLGICGPTGSGKSTVLSLLQRHFDVTEGDIRFHDIPLTNLLLDEWRGRLAVVSQTPFLFSDTVANNIALGRPGATQDEIEHVARLASVHDDILRLPQGYETEVGERGVMLSGGQKQRISIARALLLNAEILILDDALSAVDGRTEHQILHNLRQWGDGRTVIISAHRLSALTEASEILVLQHGHIAQRGQHEALAEQPGWYRDMYRYQQLEAALDDAPEQDEEAANA, from the coding sequence GTGCGATTATTTGCCCAACTAAGCTGGTACTTTCGTCGGGAGTGGCAACGCTACCTCGGCGCAGTATTCCTGCTTATTATCATTGCCATCCTGCAGCTGATCCCGCCGAAAGTGGTGGGGTACGTCGTGGATGGCGTCACCGAACAGCATTACACCACCGCACGGGTGTTGATGTGGGTTGGCACGCTGGTGCTGACGGCCGTCATTGTTTATCTGCTGCGCTACGTCTGGCGCGTGCTGCTGTTTGGTGCGTCCTATCAGCTGGCCGTTGAGCTGCGTGAAGATTTTTACCGCCAGCTGAGCCGACAGCATCCCGAATTTTATCTGCGCCATCGCACCGGGGATCTCATCGCCCGCGCGACTAACGACGTCGATCGCGTGGTCTTTGCCGCCGGGGAAGGGGTGCTGACGCTGGTGGACTCGCTGGTGATGGGCTGCGCGGTGCTGATCGTCATGTCCACGCAGATCAGCTGGCAGCTGACACTGCTCGCCCTGCTGCCGATGCCGATCATGGCGCTGGCGATCAATCGCTATGGTGAACAGCTGCACGAGCGCTTCAAGCTGGCGCAGGCGGCGTTTTCGTCTCTGAACGATCGCACCCAGGAGAGCATGACCAGCATCCGCATGATCAAAGCGTTTGGTCTGGAAGACCGGCAGTCTGCGCTTTTTGCGGCCGATGCGGCAGACACGGGGGCGAAGAACATGCGCGTCGCGCGTATCGACGCCCGGTTTGACCCGACGATTTATATTGCGATTGGCATGGCAAATATGCTGGCCATTGGCGGCGGAAGCTGGATGGTGGTGCAGGGCACGCTTACCCTGGGGCAATTGACCAGCTTTGCGATGTATCTGGGTCTCATGATCTGGCCGATGCTGGCGTTGGCCTGGATGTTTAACATCGTGGAGCGCGGCAGCGCCGCCTATAGCCGCATTCGCGCCATGCTGGCCGAAGCGCCGGTAGTCATTGACGGTAGCGAAGCCGTACCTGAAGGGCGCGGCGTCATGACCGTCGACGTCCGGCAGTTTATCTATCCGCATACGGAGCATCCGGTACTGGAAAACGTCAGCTTTACCCTGCAGCCAGGGCAGATGCTGGGCATCTGCGGCCCGACGGGATCCGGCAAAAGTACCGTGCTCTCTCTGCTTCAGCGCCACTTTGACGTCACCGAGGGCGATATTCGTTTTCATGATATCCCCCTGACGAACCTGCTCCTGGACGAGTGGCGTGGCCGTCTGGCGGTCGTCAGCCAGACGCCGTTTTTATTTTCGGACACCGTGGCGAACAACATTGCCCTTGGACGCCCTGGGGCGACGCAGGACGAGATTGAACACGTGGCGCGTCTGGCAAGCGTTCATGATGATATTTTGCGTCTGCCGCAGGGGTACGAAACGGAAGTGGGGGAACGTGGCGTCATGCTGTCCGGGGGGCAAAAACAGCGTATCTCCATTGCCCGCGCCCTGCTGCTGAATGCTGAAATCCTGATTCTGGATGATGCGCTTTCCGCCGTGGACGGCCGTACCGAGCATCAGATCCTGCATAACCTGCGACAGTGGGGCGACGGCCGCACGGTGATTATCAGCGCCCACCGTTTGTCGGCGCTCACCGAAGCCAGCGAAATTCTGGTCTTACAACACGGGCACATTGCCCAGCGCGGGCAGCATGAAGCGCTTGCCGAGCAGCCGGGCTGGTATCGCGATATGTACCGCTATCAACAGCTTGAGGCGGCACTGGACGATGCGCCGGAGCAGGATGAGGAGGCCGCCAATGCGTAA
- a CDS encoding SmdB family multidrug efflux ABC transporter permease/ATP-binding protein, with protein sequence MRKLGTMWPTLKRLLAYGSPWRKPLSVAVLLLWIAAIAEVSGPLLISYFIDNMVAKRYLPLGLVAGLGAAYVGLQLAAAGLHYAQSLLFNRAAVGVVQQLRTDVMDAALRQPLSEFDTQPVGQVISRVTNDTEVIRDLYVTVVATVLRSAALIGAMLVAMFSLDWRMALVAITIFPAVLIVMVIYQRYSTPIVRRVRAYLADINDGFNEVINGMSVIQQFRQQARFGERMGEASRSHYMARMQTLRLDGFLLRPLLSLFSALVLCGLLMLFGLSSNGTIEVGVLYAFISYLGRLNEPLIELTTQQSMLQQAVVAGERVFELMDRPRQAYGNDERPLQSGTIAFDNVSFAYREDRLVLQDITLDVPSRGFVALVGHTGSGKSTLASLLMGYYPVTHGEIRLDGRPLASLSHTVLRKGVAMVQQDPVVLADTFYANVTLGRDYSQEQVWDVLEKVQLAELARGFSDGINTKLGEQGNNLSVGQKQLLALARVLIETPQILILDEATASIDSGTEQAIQQALAAVRDHTTLVVIAHRLSTIVDADTILVLHRGQAVERGTHRELLEAKGRYWQMYQLQLAGEELAASARDEESLSA encoded by the coding sequence ATGCGTAAGCTCGGAACGATGTGGCCGACGCTCAAACGTCTGCTGGCCTACGGCTCGCCGTGGCGTAAACCGCTCTCCGTGGCCGTGCTTTTGCTCTGGATAGCGGCGATTGCTGAAGTGAGCGGTCCGCTGCTCATTAGCTACTTCATCGACAACATGGTCGCCAAACGCTACCTTCCGCTGGGGCTGGTGGCGGGCTTAGGCGCGGCCTACGTTGGCCTGCAGCTGGCGGCGGCAGGGCTGCACTATGCTCAGTCGCTGCTGTTTAACCGTGCAGCCGTGGGCGTCGTTCAGCAGCTGCGTACGGATGTGATGGACGCGGCGCTTCGCCAGCCGCTCAGCGAGTTTGATACCCAGCCGGTCGGGCAGGTGATTTCGCGCGTGACCAACGATACCGAGGTGATCCGCGATCTGTACGTCACCGTGGTGGCAACCGTATTGCGCAGCGCAGCGCTGATTGGCGCGATGCTGGTGGCGATGTTCAGCCTTGACTGGCGCATGGCGCTGGTGGCGATCACCATCTTCCCGGCAGTGCTGATTGTCATGGTCATTTACCAGCGCTACAGCACGCCAATCGTGCGTCGGGTGCGCGCTTATCTGGCCGACATCAACGATGGCTTCAACGAAGTGATCAACGGCATGAGCGTCATCCAGCAGTTCCGCCAGCAGGCGCGCTTTGGCGAACGCATGGGTGAAGCCAGCCGTTCGCACTACATGGCGCGTATGCAGACGCTGCGGCTTGATGGTTTCCTGCTGCGTCCGCTGCTGAGCCTTTTCTCGGCGCTGGTGCTTTGCGGGCTGCTGATGCTCTTTGGGCTGAGCTCAAACGGTACGATCGAAGTGGGCGTGCTGTACGCCTTTATCAGCTATCTCGGGCGTCTTAACGAGCCGCTGATCGAGCTTACCACCCAGCAATCGATGCTGCAGCAGGCGGTTGTCGCCGGTGAGCGCGTGTTTGAGCTGATGGACAGGCCGCGCCAGGCCTACGGCAATGACGAGCGACCTCTGCAAAGCGGGACTATCGCCTTTGATAACGTCTCGTTTGCCTATCGCGAAGACCGGCTGGTGCTGCAGGACATCACGCTTGACGTTCCGTCGCGCGGTTTCGTGGCGCTGGTGGGGCATACCGGCAGCGGTAAGAGCACGCTTGCCAGCCTGTTGATGGGCTATTACCCGGTCACGCACGGCGAAATCCGCCTCGACGGGCGCCCGCTCGCGTCTCTCAGCCACACCGTGTTGCGTAAAGGCGTCGCGATGGTGCAGCAGGATCCGGTCGTGCTGGCCGATACCTTCTACGCCAACGTGACCCTGGGGCGAGACTACTCCCAGGAGCAGGTCTGGGACGTGCTGGAAAAAGTGCAGCTGGCAGAGCTGGCGCGCGGGTTTAGCGATGGGATCAATACCAAACTGGGCGAGCAGGGTAACAATCTCTCCGTCGGGCAAAAGCAGCTCCTGGCGCTGGCACGCGTCCTGATTGAAACGCCGCAGATACTGATTCTGGATGAAGCCACGGCCAGTATTGACTCCGGCACCGAGCAGGCCATCCAGCAGGCGCTGGCCGCGGTCCGCGACCATACGACGCTGGTGGTGATTGCCCACCGTCTTTCCACTATAGTCGATGCCGATACCATTCTGGTGCTACATCGCGGACAGGCCGTTGAACGCGGTACGCACCGTGAACTGCTGGAAGCAAAAGGGCGCTACTGGCAGATGTACCAGCTGCAGCTGGCGGGCGAAGAGCTGGCGGCTAGCGCGCGTGATGAAGAGTCGCTTAGCGCCTGA
- the glnK gene encoding P-II family nitrogen regulator: MKLVTVVIKPFKLEDVREALSSMGIQGLTVTEVKGFGRQKGHAELYRGAEYSVNFLPKVKIDVAIADDQLDEVIDVISKAAYTGKIGDGKIFVAELQRVIRIRTGESDEAAL, translated from the coding sequence ATGAAGCTGGTTACGGTTGTAATCAAACCATTCAAACTCGAAGACGTGCGTGAAGCGTTGTCTTCTATGGGTATTCAGGGACTGACTGTCACCGAAGTGAAAGGCTTTGGTCGTCAGAAGGGTCATGCCGAGCTTTATCGCGGGGCGGAATACAGCGTTAACTTCCTGCCAAAAGTAAAAATTGATGTCGCGATTGCTGACGATCAGCTTGATGAAGTCATTGATGTCATTAGCAAAGCGGCCTATACCGGCAAAATTGGCGACGGCAAAATTTTCGTTGCCGAACTGCAGCGCGTCATTCGCATTCGTACCGGCGAATCTGACGAAGCGGCTCTGTAA
- the amtB gene encoding ammonium transporter AmtB, translating to MKIATLKTGLGSLALLPGLALAATPAVVDKADNAFMMISTALVLFMSIPGIALFYGGLIRGKNVLSMLTQVAVTFALVCVLWVVYGYSLAFGTGNAFFGNFDWVMLKNIELTALMGSFYQYIHVAFQGSFACITVGLIVGALAERIRFSAVLIFVVVWLTLSYVPIAHMVWGGGLLATHGALDFAGGTVVHINAAVAGLVGAYLIGKRVGFGKEAFKPHNLPMVFTGTAILYFGWFGFNAGSASAANEIAALAFVNTVVATAGAILSWVFGEWAVRGKPSLLGACSGAIAGLVGITPACGYVGVGGALLVGLVSGLAGLWGVTALKRLLRVDDPCDVFGVHGVCGIVGCIMTGIFAAKSLGGVGYAEGVTMVHQVLVQLESIAITVVWSAVVAFIGYKLADMTVGLRVPEEQEREGLDVNSHGENAYNA from the coding sequence ATGAAGATAGCAACACTCAAAACGGGTCTGGGTTCGCTGGCACTGCTGCCGGGCCTGGCGCTGGCTGCTACCCCTGCGGTGGTCGACAAAGCCGACAACGCCTTTATGATGATCAGCACCGCGCTGGTGCTGTTCATGTCAATTCCGGGCATTGCGCTGTTCTACGGCGGCCTGATCCGTGGCAAAAACGTTCTCTCCATGCTGACGCAGGTTGCCGTGACGTTTGCACTGGTCTGCGTGCTGTGGGTGGTTTACGGTTACTCGCTGGCGTTCGGCACGGGCAACGCGTTCTTTGGTAACTTCGACTGGGTGATGCTGAAAAATATTGAGCTGACCGCGCTGATGGGCAGCTTCTATCAGTACATCCACGTTGCGTTCCAGGGCTCCTTCGCCTGTATTACCGTCGGGCTTATTGTGGGCGCGCTCGCCGAGCGTATTCGTTTCTCTGCCGTCCTGATCTTCGTGGTGGTTTGGCTGACGCTCTCCTATGTGCCGATTGCGCACATGGTCTGGGGGGGCGGTCTGCTGGCAACGCATGGTGCGCTGGACTTTGCGGGCGGTACCGTTGTACACATCAACGCCGCGGTAGCGGGTCTGGTGGGTGCCTACCTGATTGGCAAACGCGTGGGCTTCGGTAAAGAAGCGTTCAAACCGCACAACCTGCCGATGGTGTTTACCGGTACGGCTATCCTCTACTTTGGCTGGTTTGGCTTCAACGCCGGCTCGGCAAGTGCAGCAAACGAAATCGCCGCGCTGGCCTTCGTGAACACCGTTGTGGCCACGGCGGGGGCAATCCTCTCCTGGGTGTTTGGCGAGTGGGCGGTACGCGGTAAACCTTCTCTGCTGGGTGCCTGTTCGGGTGCCATTGCCGGTCTGGTTGGCATTACGCCAGCATGTGGTTATGTCGGTGTAGGCGGTGCGCTGCTGGTCGGCCTGGTGTCCGGTCTGGCGGGTCTGTGGGGCGTGACCGCACTGAAACGTCTGCTGCGCGTTGACGACCCATGCGATGTGTTTGGTGTTCACGGCGTGTGCGGCATCGTTGGTTGTATCATGACCGGTATCTTTGCCGCGAAATCGCTCGGTGGCGTGGGCTACGCAGAAGGCGTCACCATGGTTCATCAGGTGCTGGTACAGCTGGAAAGTATTGCTATCACCGTTGTCTGGTCTGCCGTTGTCGCTTTCATTGGCTATAAGCTGGCGGATATGACGGTTGGCCTGCGCGTACCGGAAGAGCAGGAGCGTGAAGGTCTGGACGTCAACAGCCACGGCGAGAATGCGTATAACGCCTGA
- the tesB gene encoding acyl-CoA thioesterase II, translated as MSQALNNLLTLLNLEKIEEGLFRGQSEDLGLRQVFGGQVVGQALYAAKETVPADRLVHSFHSYFLRPGDSAKPIVYDVEVLRDGNSFSARRVAAIQNGKPIFYMTASFQAPEPGYEHQKVMPPAPSPDSLKSETDIARALAHLLPPQVKEKFLCDKPLEIRPVEFHNPMKGHTAEPKRQVWIRANGSVPEDFRVHQYLLGYASDFNFLPVALQPHGVGFLEKGMQVATIDHSMWFHRPFNMNEWLLYSVESTSASSARGFVRGEFYTQDGVLVASTVQEGVMRNRG; from the coding sequence ATGAGTCAGGCACTGAACAATCTGCTGACATTACTGAATCTGGAAAAAATTGAGGAAGGACTCTTTCGCGGACAGAGCGAAGATCTCGGCTTACGCCAGGTCTTCGGGGGGCAAGTCGTCGGACAGGCACTGTACGCAGCAAAGGAGACTGTCCCGGCAGACCGTCTGGTGCATTCGTTCCACAGCTACTTCTTACGCCCTGGCGATAGCGCAAAACCGATTGTTTATGACGTTGAAGTCCTGCGAGACGGCAACAGTTTCAGCGCACGCCGCGTCGCGGCCATTCAGAACGGCAAGCCGATCTTTTACATGACCGCCTCTTTCCAGGCGCCGGAACCCGGCTACGAGCATCAAAAAGTGATGCCCCCGGCTCCGTCACCCGACTCTTTAAAATCAGAGACGGATATTGCCCGCGCGCTGGCGCATCTGCTTCCGCCGCAGGTCAAAGAGAAGTTTCTCTGCGATAAGCCGCTGGAGATCCGCCCGGTTGAGTTCCACAACCCCATGAAAGGCCATACCGCCGAGCCAAAACGCCAGGTCTGGATCCGTGCCAACGGGAGCGTGCCGGAAGATTTCCGCGTGCATCAGTATCTGCTGGGCTATGCGTCAGATTTCAACTTCCTGCCGGTGGCGCTGCAGCCGCACGGCGTTGGTTTCCTGGAAAAAGGGATGCAAGTCGCGACGATCGATCACTCCATGTGGTTCCACCGTCCATTCAACATGAATGAGTGGCTGCTTTACAGCGTGGAGAGTACGTCAGCGTCGAGTGCACGCGGGTTTGTGCGCGGGGAGTTTTATACTCAGGATGGCGTGCTGGTGGCTTCTACCGTACAGGAAGGGGTGATGCGTAATCGCGGGTGA
- a CDS encoding YbaY family lipoprotein, producing the protein MKLVPMLSGVAIAVALSACAGKSAQVPVPAADPNGINALSQQSIQQPNVSGTIWIKQRVALPPDAVLTVTLSDASLADAPSKVVAQRAVRTEGKQAPFSFVLPYNPSDVQPNARILLSAAVTINGKLVFITDTVQEAINNGGTKIDLNLVPVQQTEVPVAPQTNQPSLPTPPTQM; encoded by the coding sequence ATGAAACTCGTGCCCATGCTAAGTGGTGTAGCTATTGCGGTGGCGTTGTCCGCCTGTGCCGGTAAGAGCGCCCAGGTGCCGGTTCCAGCTGCAGATCCGAACGGGATAAATGCCCTTTCACAGCAATCCATTCAGCAGCCTAATGTGTCCGGTACCATCTGGATTAAACAGAGAGTCGCTCTGCCACCGGACGCAGTATTAACGGTAACGCTGTCTGATGCTTCCCTGGCCGACGCGCCGTCGAAAGTCGTGGCTCAGCGCGCCGTTCGTACCGAAGGCAAGCAGGCGCCGTTTAGCTTCGTATTGCCGTATAACCCTTCGGACGTTCAGCCTAACGCCCGTATTCTGCTGAGCGCAGCGGTAACCATCAACGGTAAGCTGGTCTTTATCACCGATACGGTCCAGGAAGCAATCAACAACGGTGGGACAAAAATCGACCTGAACCTGGTGCCGGTGCAGCAGACCGAAGTGCCGGTCGCACCGCAGACCAATCAGCCGTCTCTGCCAACCCCACCGACTCAGATGTAA
- a CDS encoding PLP-dependent aminotransferase family protein has product MSSRRFGSQSLVRLLGHWQQASSRTPLWRQLADALRLLILDGRLALNTRLPGERELASALDVSRTTIGSALAHLREEGYLESRHGSGSRVLLPDTRAVPTLSAASAALDLSTAALNAGPEIHQAYAHALTAITQHLSLTGYDQLGLPTLREAIAARYTARGLPTRADEVMVVNGAVSGFALVLRMMTGPGDRVVVDHPTYPLAIAAIQGAQCRPVGVSLPETGWDTDGFAATLAQTAPRLAYLMPDFHNPTGRCMDIATRQAITDIAAQTRTALVVDETMVDLWFDAPPPPPLAAFNPQATVITLGSAGKSFWGGLRLGWIRASSRTIATLAQTRDTLDLGSPLLEQLAMHWLINNSETFLPARRKMLAERRDRCGELLREHFPDWKFHEAEGGLSYWIELPGMLATQLAARAEILGINLGTGTRFGLSGAFDRYLRMPFSLESTELEQALLRIKPLWLTLNKNVPSLKRSVI; this is encoded by the coding sequence ATGTCATCACGTCGCTTCGGAAGCCAGTCTCTGGTACGTCTTTTAGGCCACTGGCAGCAAGCCTCATCCCGCACCCCGCTCTGGCGACAGCTGGCCGACGCGCTGCGTCTGTTAATCCTTGATGGGCGCCTGGCTTTGAATACGCGTCTACCGGGCGAGCGTGAGCTGGCCTCTGCGCTGGACGTGAGCCGGACCACCATCGGCAGCGCCCTCGCCCACCTGCGCGAGGAGGGTTACCTTGAAAGCCGCCACGGCAGCGGGTCACGCGTGCTCCTCCCGGATACGCGCGCCGTTCCCACCCTTTCAGCGGCAAGTGCCGCACTGGATCTCTCTACTGCCGCCCTGAATGCCGGGCCGGAGATCCATCAGGCTTATGCCCATGCGCTCACGGCCATAACGCAGCATCTCTCGCTGACGGGCTACGATCAGCTTGGGCTGCCGACGCTACGGGAGGCCATCGCTGCGCGCTATACCGCGCGGGGTCTTCCCACCCGCGCAGACGAAGTGATGGTGGTCAATGGCGCCGTCAGCGGCTTTGCGCTGGTACTGCGGATGATGACCGGGCCGGGGGATCGCGTCGTGGTCGATCACCCCACCTATCCGCTGGCGATTGCCGCCATTCAGGGAGCGCAGTGCCGGCCAGTCGGGGTGTCGCTGCCGGAAACCGGCTGGGATACGGATGGCTTTGCGGCAACCCTTGCCCAGACGGCGCCGCGCCTGGCCTACCTGATGCCTGATTTTCATAATCCCACCGGGCGCTGTATGGATATCGCCACCCGTCAGGCTATTACCGATATTGCTGCACAAACCCGTACGGCGCTGGTAGTGGATGAAACGATGGTGGATCTCTGGTTTGATGCGCCTCCCCCGCCACCGCTGGCCGCCTTTAACCCGCAGGCCACCGTTATCACCTTAGGCTCTGCCGGAAAAAGCTTCTGGGGAGGGCTGCGTCTCGGCTGGATCCGCGCCTCATCGCGCACCATCGCCACGCTTGCCCAGACGCGGGATACGCTGGATTTAGGCTCGCCGCTTCTGGAACAGCTGGCGATGCATTGGCTCATTAACAACAGCGAGACGTTTTTGCCCGCACGCCGGAAGATGCTGGCGGAACGACGCGATCGATGCGGTGAACTGTTGCGCGAACATTTCCCGGACTGGAAATTCCATGAAGCGGAAGGCGGGCTCTCTTACTGGATAGAACTCCCGGGCATGCTGGCTACGCAGCTTGCCGCGCGGGCTGAGATTCTGGGGATAAACCTGGGGACCGGTACGCGGTTTGGTCTCTCTGGCGCGTTTGACCGCTATTTACGGATGCCCTTCTCGCTCGAATCAACAGAGCTTGAGCAGGCGTTGCTGAGGATCAAACCGTTATGGCTCACCCTGAATAAAAATGTGCCATCGTTGAAACGCAGCGTGATCTAA